A section of the Roseivirga sp. BDSF3-8 genome encodes:
- a CDS encoding TrmH family RNA methyltransferase → MNAQKNTRTIIFVAMRDGTMVSKSTAKFIRSLQIKKYRQKAQAFLVEGEKSVAELLQSHLHIDKLVAAPEFIEKYGTMVNKKVAEPLEASPAEISSLGSFKTNEAALAVVRMPDSKPAFLPEGRWGLILDDVRNPGNLGTIIRIADWYGFHSVICSRTCADFFNPKTIAATMGSFSRIVPAYASLPDLLGSVSVPVYGAYLEGQDIHKAQALKPGWLVMGNESTGIRDELDPFISQPITIPGQGQAESLNVAIATAVLCDNLVRLSKET, encoded by the coding sequence ATGAATGCCCAAAAGAATACCCGAACCATTATTTTTGTGGCTATGCGGGATGGTACCATGGTTTCAAAAAGTACAGCTAAATTCATACGATCGCTCCAAATAAAAAAATACAGGCAAAAAGCCCAAGCCTTTCTTGTGGAAGGAGAAAAAAGCGTTGCAGAACTCCTTCAGTCACACCTGCATATCGACAAACTGGTTGCCGCGCCCGAATTTATCGAAAAATACGGGACAATGGTAAATAAAAAGGTGGCAGAGCCACTTGAGGCATCACCGGCAGAAATTTCTTCATTGGGTTCCTTTAAAACCAACGAAGCTGCACTTGCCGTAGTACGTATGCCCGACAGCAAACCGGCTTTTCTGCCGGAAGGTCGCTGGGGCCTGATTCTTGACGATGTCAGAAACCCGGGTAACCTGGGTACTATTATCCGCATCGCCGACTGGTATGGCTTTCACTCGGTGATTTGCAGCCGTACCTGTGCCGATTTCTTCAACCCCAAAACGATAGCAGCTACTATGGGCTCTTTTTCCCGTATAGTGCCTGCTTATGCTTCTCTGCCTGACCTGCTTGGCTCTGTATCAGTGCCGGTTTACGGTGCCTACCTGGAGGGCCAGGATATACACAAGGCACAGGCGCTGAAGCCGGGCTGGCTGGTTATGGGCAACGAGTCTACCGGAATCCGGGATGAACTCGATCCTTTTATATCTCAACCCATCACCATACCCGGGCAGGGACAAGCCGAATCGCTTAATGTAGCTATCGCTACTGCCGTGCTCTGTGACAACCTTGTAAGGCTTAGCAAAGAAACATGA
- a CDS encoding queuosine precursor transporter, protein MASDASSGTADSVLNDPELVRKRNNLFIFLSGIFLTNAILAELIGTKIFSLERSLGFPPARLEVISGYELSFDLTAGVVIWPVVFITTDIINEYFGKKGVRKISYLAALFIIYAFVIIYFVTDLTPAEFWTNINATDPAGNPFNIDYAFGVIFRQGMGIIAGSLIAFLIGQLLDVFVFQKLRRITGNKMIWLRATGSTLVSQLVDSFVVLFVAFYIFGAWPLSQVAAVGLNNYFYKFAIAIALTPLLYVAHYLIDRYLGVKNAERVMEEASRESKGFF, encoded by the coding sequence ATGGCGAGCGATGCATCCTCTGGTACGGCTGATTCCGTACTCAATGACCCTGAACTGGTCAGAAAACGTAATAACCTGTTTATATTTCTGAGCGGTATTTTTCTCACCAATGCCATACTGGCCGAGCTTATAGGTACTAAAATATTTTCGCTGGAACGCTCACTGGGCTTTCCCCCGGCACGGTTAGAGGTTATCAGCGGCTATGAACTTAGCTTTGATCTTACCGCAGGCGTGGTTATATGGCCGGTAGTATTTATCACCACCGACATTATCAATGAATACTTCGGTAAGAAAGGAGTACGCAAAATCAGCTACCTTGCCGCTCTCTTCATCATCTATGCGTTTGTCATTATTTACTTTGTGACAGACCTGACCCCTGCTGAATTCTGGACAAATATTAACGCAACAGACCCGGCGGGCAACCCCTTTAATATTGATTATGCCTTTGGCGTCATATTCCGGCAGGGCATGGGCATTATTGCCGGATCCCTCATTGCCTTTCTTATTGGGCAGCTACTTGACGTATTCGTATTTCAGAAGCTACGACGAATTACCGGCAATAAAATGATCTGGCTGAGGGCCACAGGGAGCACATTGGTGAGTCAATTGGTAGACAGTTTTGTCGTATTATTTGTCGCATTTTACATTTTTGGCGCATGGCCTTTATCGCAGGTAGCCGCGGTAGGACTCAACAACTACTTCTATAAGTTTGCCATAGCCATAGCCCTTACGCCTTTACTTTACGTAGCACATTATTTGATAGACCGCTACCTGGGTGTGAAGAATGCCGAACGGGTAATGGAAGAGGCCAGCCGGGAAAGCAAAGGATTTTTCTAG